Part of the Propioniciclava sp. MC1595 genome is shown below.
CGGGTAGGAGGGTTGCGCGCCCCGGCCCGTGCACGCGAACGCGCCCACGCGGGCGGCGAACGCGGCGGCCGCGGCGAGGTCGTCGCCGGCCAGGAGGCGGGTGGCGAGCGCGCCGACGAAGGCGTCCCCGGCGCCGGTGGTGTCGACCACGTCGACCTGGGGTGAACGGACCTCGGCCGTGTGCTCCGGTCCCCCCACCAGCGCCCCCTTCGCACCCCGGGTCATCCCGACGCTGGGCACGCCGGAGTCGACCAGCGCCGCCACCACCGCGTGGTCGCCGTGCGCGTGCTCGCCCAGCATGCGCAGCGCGAGGCTGCCCTCGTGCTCGTTGACCACCAGGGGGTCGGCGCGGCGGAGCACGTCGGGGGAGACGGCGATGACCGGCGCGAGGTTGACGACGAGCCGGCCGGTGGCCAGCCGGGCGGCGGCCTCGATCCCGTCGCGCGGGATCTCGCCCTGGAGGACGACCACGTCGGCGTCCTGGATGAGGGCGGCGGCCGCGCCCACGGCGTCCGCGTCGACGCTGCGGTTCGCGCCACCCTCGATGAGGATCGAGTTCTCGCCGGTGTCGTCGACGTACACCACGGCGATGCCGGTCGCGCCCGGCACCCGGCGCACGTGGGTGAGGTCGACGCCCGCGTCGGCGAGCAGGGCGAGCGCCGGCTCGGCGAAGGTGTCCTCGCCCACCGCGCCCACCATCGCGACCGGCGCGCCGAGCCGGGACGCCGCCACGGCCTGGTTGGCGCCCTTGCCGCCGGGTGCCAGCTCGCGGGCGTGCGCATGCAGGGTCTCGCCCGGGCGCGGGATGCGCTCGCAGGGCAGGATGAGGTCCAGGTTGATGGAGCCGCCGACGACGATGCCTCGCATGGTCGAAGGGTACGCCGCGCGGTCGTAGAGTGGCACCGTGATCGCCACCGCCGACATCTACGACCAGCACGGCGAGGAGCTCGCCTCGTGCAGCACGCAGTTCCGCGACTTCGGGGGCCGTCGGGCCTTCACCGGCGTCGTCGAGACCCTCTCGGTGGACCGGGACAACCAGCTCGTCAAGGAGATCCTGAACACGCCCGGTGCGGGCAAGGTGCTCGTCGTCGACGGGCAGGGCTCGCTCGAGTCCGCCCTGATGGGCGACATGATCGCCGCGGCCGCCGTCGCCAACGGGTGGGAGGGCGTGATCATCCACGGCGCGGTCCGCGACTCGGTGGCGTTGGGTGAGATGGACCTCGGCGTCAAGGCCCTCGGCACCAACCCGCGCAAGAGCGCCAAGGACGGCGTCGGAGCCCGCGGCGGGGTCGTCTCCTTCGGCGGGGCCGACTTCGCGCCCGGCGCGACCGTGTGGGCCGACCCCGACGGGATCCTGGTCACGCGCGCCTGAACCTCTGCCCCGCTGCTGACTACTGCTGGCGCGCGGCCAGGGCCTGCTGGGTGTCGCGGGAGGCCTCGTGCAGCGAGCCGTACAGCGCGTACAGCTCCTCGTAGGGGCCGGGTCGGGGCTCGAGGGTGTCGGCGGCCGGGTTCCAGGCGTCGATGTCGAGGGTGTCGTCGAGCAGGCGGGCCGCAAGGAAGGCGTCCCCGAACGACGCGCCCACCGACTTCTCGCGCAGCACCTGCGGGCGCCCGATCACGTCGGTCATGATCTGCGGCCACAGGCTGCCCGTGGTGCCGCCGCCGACCGCGACGACGCGCTCGATCGGGACGCCCGCGTCGGCGTACGTCTCCACGTTGTGCCGGACGCCGAACGCCGTCGCCTCCAGCGCCGCCCGGTAGAGGTCGCCGCGGGTGTGGGCGAGGGTGAGCCCGACGATGGTGCCGCGGGCGTCGGGGTCCTGGATGGGCGTCCGCTCGCCGGCGAAGTACGGCAGCATGAGCAGGCCGTTGGCCCCGGGGGTGGACGCCGCGGCCTCGGCCGAGAGCGTGGCGTAGTCGGCGCCGGTGAGGTCGCGCAACCACGTGGTGATCGCGCCCGAGGTGGCCATGCCGCCGGCGAGGTTGTACTGGCCGGCGACGAGGCCGGTGGTGCCCCACATGTGGGGGTGCCGCACGCGCTGGGTCGTGTTGCCGACCAGGAACATCGTGGTGCCGTACATGAGCATCAGGTCGCCCGGCTTCGTGGCGCCGACCGAGAGCCCCTCGGCCCACGCATCGATGGTGCCCACGGTCACCGGGATGCCCTCGGGCAGGCCCGTCTCGGACGCCGCCCGTGCGGTGATGCGGCCGGCCTCGTCGCCGGCCCAGGCCAGGCGCGGGAGGTCGATGCCGGGGGCGACCGCCTCGGCCCACGGGGTGTGCCACTCCTGGGTCGCGGCGTCGTAGAGCGGCGTGGACTGCGAGGCGGACTGCCGGTCGAGCACGTACTTGCCGGTGAGGTGCGCCACGAGCAGCGAGGCGGGCATGTGGAACCGGGTGGACCGCTCGTAGGCCTCGGGGGCGTGTCGCGCGAACCAGCGGAACTTGGGGCCGGCCGCCTGCGTGGTCAGGTAGGTGTCGGTGCGCTCGAAGATGGCCTCGGCGCCGAGTTCGTCGTCGAGCTCGTCGATCTCGGCCGTCGCGCGCATGTCGACGCCGTAGAGGGCGCTCTTCGTCGTCGGGGTGTTGTCGGCGTCGGTGAGCTGCACGCAGGGGCCCATGCCCGAGACACCGACCGCGGCGACGGTGGCGCCCGTGCTGCGGAGGAGCTCGCCGGTGATCGAGACGAACTCGTCCCACCAGACGGCGCCGTCCATCTCGAACTGGCCCGGGCGCGGGTTGTCGACCCGGTGCTGGCGGCTGGTCTGGGCGATCACCGTGCCCGCGTGGTCGACCAGCACGCCCTTCGTGCTCGACGTGCCGACATCAACCCCGAGGTAGACCCCGTCCATGGCCGATCCTTCCTGAGCCGTCCTCCGGCCCACCTTGTCACTCGCCGGCGAGCAGGTCGAGCGGGACACGGGTCAGCGCGATCCCGCGGCGCTGCCACGTGTAGGTCACCCACAACTCGTCGCCCACCACCCGGGTCGAGGGGTAGGAGAACTCACCTGGCGGGCTGGAGGCAGGCCTACCAGGAGGTGGGGCGTCCGGCACCCGAGGAACTCGTGCGGCACGTGCCCTACACGGTCAACGGTGGCGAGACCGGCGTGACCGACCTGCTCGCCCTGCCCGAGCCGCCCGACGCGATCTTCGCGGCCAACAACAAGCTGGCCGCCGGTGTGATCCGGGTGCTGTTCGAGCGCGGGCTCGAGTCGGGCCAGATCGGCGTCACCTCGCTCGGCGGGCTTCCGCTGGTGACGTGGCAGCCGCGCGGCATCCAGGTGTGGCACCTGCCCGCCCGGGACCTCGGCACCGAGGCCGCCAAGGTGCTGCTCGAGCGCATCCAGGGCGAGACCACCCCACCGCGCACGATCGTGCTCGACACCCTCACCTCCGACGACCAGGACGGGTACGACCGGATCGACTGAGCTGCTGCCTGGCCCTACCCCCGCCGGCTCCGGATCAGGCCGCGCTGTCGGGGTTCTGCGCCCACAGGTCGGGGCCGAAGACCTCGTAACG
Proteins encoded:
- a CDS encoding FGGY-family carbohydrate kinase translates to MDGVYLGVDVGTSSTKGVLVDHAGTVIAQTSRQHRVDNPRPGQFEMDGAVWWDEFVSITGELLRSTGATVAAVGVSGMGPCVQLTDADNTPTTKSALYGVDMRATAEIDELDDELGAEAIFERTDTYLTTQAAGPKFRWFARHAPEAYERSTRFHMPASLLVAHLTGKYVLDRQSASQSTPLYDAATQEWHTPWAEAVAPGIDLPRLAWAGDEAGRITARAASETGLPEGIPVTVGTIDAWAEGLSVGATKPGDLMLMYGTTMFLVGNTTQRVRHPHMWGTTGLVAGQYNLAGGMATSGAITTWLRDLTGADYATLSAEAAASTPGANGLLMLPYFAGERTPIQDPDARGTIVGLTLAHTRGDLYRAALEATAFGVRHNVETYADAGVPIERVVAVGGGTTGSLWPQIMTDVIGRPQVLREKSVGASFGDAFLAARLLDDTLDIDAWNPAADTLEPRPGPYEELYALYGSLHEASRDTQQALAARQQ
- a CDS encoding ribokinase; its protein translation is MRGIVVGGSINLDLILPCERIPRPGETLHAHARELAPGGKGANQAVAASRLGAPVAMVGAVGEDTFAEPALALLADAGVDLTHVRRVPGATGIAVVYVDDTGENSILIEGGANRSVDADAVGAAAALIQDADVVVLQGEIPRDGIEAAARLATGRLVVNLAPVIAVSPDVLRRADPLVVNEHEGSLALRMLGEHAHGDHAVVAALVDSGVPSVGMTRGAKGALVGGPEHTAEVRSPQVDVVDTTGAGDAFVGALATRLLAGDDLAAAAAFAARVGAFACTGRGAQPSYPRSTDALP
- the rraA gene encoding ribonuclease E activity regulator RraA gives rise to the protein MIATADIYDQHGEELASCSTQFRDFGGRRAFTGVVETLSVDRDNQLVKEILNTPGAGKVLVVDGQGSLESALMGDMIAAAAVANGWEGVIIHGAVRDSVALGEMDLGVKALGTNPRKSAKDGVGARGGVVSFGGADFAPGATVWADPDGILVTRA